The nucleotide sequence AGGGCCTCCGTGCGTTCAGCCGCACCGAGGCTGGTGTTCATCCAGGCCGGCCGGCCTTCGCCCGCCGTAGTGGCCGGGGCGGTCGGCGCCGTCGGTGCATTGGCCGCGCCGCTGGTCTCTGAACCACCATCGCCCGAGCCACCACAGCTGCTCATGATCGAAAGTATGAAACACCCCAGAATCACAGCGAACTTCTTCATGATGATGACTCCTAGATCCGATGAAGGCCGGATTCCAAGCTTTCCATGCGCCGGTGGCCGGGTGTTTTCCGTTCCTGCTTGAAAATGCTCCTCACCTGCTAAGAGCGGGCACGCTGATCCACGGCTGTCCAATGCCCTTGCGGCGCCCCGTCAACCGTCAAATGCTTGTCGTTCCGCGATGCAAGCAGCCGGCTGGCCAGCGCGAGGCAGGCACCCAGGTAGACGATGCCCATGGGCACCCACATGATCAGCCCTGCAAGCTGCTGGTCTTCCAGTGCGTTCAATCCCCACGGGGCGGTGCGGTCGAGATACCAGGCGTACAGCGGAAAAGGAGCCGTCGTCAGCAGGGCGCCGAGCAGTCCGCCATGCACCAGCGTGGCAAACGCCGCGCCCAGTGCCGCTGCGGCGCGGCGTCGCGAGTGAGCGTCGAGGATCGCCTTCCAGAACAAAAGCGCCGTGCCGAAAAAGCAGGCATGCTCGAGCATGTGCACACCGTAGCTTGCAACCGCCGCGTCGAACGCGCGCGGCGCGTGCCAGCCCCAAAGTGCCAGACCATGCAGGAACGCCGACGGTAGCGGCCGTGAAAGCGCGCCAATGAGCGCGGCAAGCGCGCGCCATGGGTGGGAGCGAAGAAAACGCTTCCTGGATTCGGCAGGCAGCGCCCAGGCAAGGACCGCCCCCGGCTTGCCCAGCAGGAGAAGCACAGGCGCGGCTGTGACCAGCAGCGCGTGCTGGGCCATGTGGGCCGAGAGCAGTTCCTCGCCAAGCACATCCAGTGGCGAGACCAGCGCGACAAACAACGCAGCCGTGCCGAAGGCAAAGGCCACCACGTGGGACAGCGCGACGCCGCGCCCCCAGCCGGCGCTTGTCCAGAGCTGCCGCAATCCGCGACCGTAGAGCCAGACCGCGAGCAGCAGCGGCACAAGGACGACCGGATCGAAGCTCCAGGCGTGCCACAGCGTGTCGGGTCGCAGGGGCACGGACCCATGGGCAGCGGCCCAGCGGATCGCCGCGAACCAGAGCAAGACGCCAGCGACTACACGCACGCCGGCACCAACAGAATGGGAAAGAGCTGCCAGGTGATCGCGACGCTTGCGATCGCATCGCACCCGATCGTGACCGACATCCTGAAATGCAGGTCGGGAACCCCGTGCTGCTGCCGGTAGCGCCGTGCCGCATGCAGCAAGGTGGCGGCGGCGGCGGCCGCAGTCGCCAACGCAAGCGCCCCCAGGAAAGTTGACCTGGCGCCGGTGCTGGCGGTACCAAGCCCCACTACGCAGGCCACCGCGGCTGCAACATAGACGACCAGGAAGTGAGCCGCCCAGACGAAAAGACCGAAGGCAGGGTCGAGCAGCCGGCCCAGCCCTTCGGCTTTGGCGCGTGCCCTTCCCTTCGCATGGAATCTAAGGGACCACATGCGGGAACGCCGTGATG is from Ramlibacter tataouinensis TTB310 and encodes:
- a CDS encoding cytochrome c oxidase assembly protein, with product MPLRPDTLWHAWSFDPVVLVPLLLAVWLYGRGLRQLWTSAGWGRGVALSHVVAFAFGTAALFVALVSPLDVLGEELLSAHMAQHALLVTAAPVLLLLGKPGAVLAWALPAESRKRFLRSHPWRALAALIGALSRPLPSAFLHGLALWGWHAPRAFDAAVASYGVHMLEHACFFGTALLFWKAILDAHSRRRAAAALGAAFATLVHGGLLGALLTTAPFPLYAWYLDRTAPWGLNALEDQQLAGLIMWVPMGIVYLGACLALASRLLASRNDKHLTVDGAPQGHWTAVDQRARS